The Paenalcaligenes faecalis genome has a window encoding:
- a CDS encoding glycosyltransferase, whose protein sequence is MLLGSSPSQHAISAKDTLIFIRYINKTWLNYLKKLNEKQRPHLVFFIDDDVFDYRMHVGLPWRYRYKLYCFAASYQKQLKKMGFALWVSTPWLQQKYQQWQPVLRPPKNPYNHQKRGKDIVFYHGTASHEAEIEWLAPIFESVLKENKKLNIELIGNRKVQQLFKDMAGVHVYHHMSWYSYRELISSPGRIIGLAPLLQTPFNQARSASKFFDITYAGAVGIYAKSQVYANQITHGENGLLLPMDSKEWVEQILYLAESSSLRAAMWQNAYDSITF, encoded by the coding sequence TTGTTATTAGGGTCGAGTCCATCCCAGCATGCGATTAGCGCTAAGGACACCTTAATATTTATTCGATATATAAATAAAACATGGCTTAACTATTTAAAGAAACTAAATGAAAAACAACGACCTCATTTAGTTTTTTTTATTGATGATGATGTATTTGATTACAGAATGCATGTGGGCCTGCCATGGCGTTATCGATATAAATTGTATTGTTTTGCAGCATCTTATCAAAAACAATTAAAAAAAATGGGTTTTGCCTTATGGGTTTCCACGCCCTGGTTACAGCAAAAATATCAGCAATGGCAGCCGGTGTTGCGACCACCAAAAAATCCGTACAACCATCAAAAACGGGGTAAAGACATTGTTTTTTATCATGGTACAGCTTCGCATGAGGCAGAGATAGAATGGTTGGCTCCCATTTTTGAATCAGTATTAAAAGAAAATAAAAAATTGAATATAGAATTAATTGGAAATAGAAAAGTACAACAATTATTCAAAGATATGGCAGGGGTGCATGTATATCATCATATGTCATGGTATAGTTATCGCGAGTTGATATCTAGTCCAGGGCGTATCATTGGGCTAGCACCATTGTTGCAGACACCCTTTAATCAAGCACGATCTGCATCTAAATTCTTTGATATTACCTATGCAGGTGCAGTAGGGATTTATGCCAAGTCTCAGGTATACGCAAATCAAATAACCCATGGGGAAAACGGATTGCTTTTGCCTATGGACTCTAAAGAATGGGTGGAGCAGATTTTGTACTTAGCAGAGAGTTCATCCCTAAGAGCGGCTATGTGGCAAAATGCCTACGATAGTATTACATTTTAA
- a CDS encoding glycosyltransferase family 2 protein: protein MWLNYEQVTSFSMVLNPSPATSSSESDRGLCTLSQTSKQVQRLPLSVTYKGRLFEVVRLGPQEKLQDVELYLDQEKIDSIPVHIKGIPRAVAYYWMLHRLIWMWHIMPSSLRRRIGFWEAVKGSLYQGYRLLSSFRYHYPAPDYLQWTQRYWSLQPHHKHALQRFMSKSKQPCTVVLDARQASQEELELSLQSIRNQEGAQVEVVIWQKDLPTLATPYVLYVKAGCVLRPWALAWFAWQQQQTSSCKAIYSDHDHYTQPNQWQQPYFKPTWSLELQRGTAYVGEVIWLDGAIFKQQAQALGATFSVYATLLDVGMQAHGVEHIAAVLWSAPISTNAIGLSEVQLGQLQQHLAQHHISATAEMDAHGLGRVRYAWPVPQPLVSIIVPTRDMLHFLQPCVDSILQKTQWQNYEIIIVDNQSQCTQTLAYMQYLEQAQSRVRVLHYDAVFNYSAINNYAVSQANGSIICLLNNDTEVIAADWLGEMVSRVMQPDIGAVGARLYYTDGHVQHAGDVVGIGGGATHLHGPIAGNEVGYMHRAVAAQDLSAVTAACLVTPKALYLSLGGLNEQQLKVAFNDVDYCLRLRRAGYKVIYTPYAELYHHESVSRGQEDTPEKKARAKAEGDYMRKQWQIVTNGDPYYNPNLNQNKADFSLAKAPNINWPWE from the coding sequence ATGTGGCTGAATTATGAACAAGTCACATCGTTTTCAATGGTACTTAATCCAAGCCCAGCTACCAGCTCGTCAGAATCAGATCGAGGCTTATGTACACTTAGCCAAACCTCTAAACAAGTGCAGCGCTTACCCTTGTCAGTGACCTATAAAGGGCGTTTGTTTGAAGTCGTACGTTTGGGGCCGCAAGAAAAACTACAAGATGTAGAACTGTACCTAGACCAAGAAAAAATAGATTCCATACCTGTACATATTAAGGGTATTCCTAGGGCAGTGGCGTATTATTGGATGCTGCACCGTTTGATATGGATGTGGCATATTATGCCGTCGTCTTTAAGACGACGTATTGGGTTTTGGGAAGCAGTAAAAGGATCGCTTTACCAAGGGTACAGATTATTAAGTTCGTTTAGGTATCATTACCCCGCACCCGATTACTTACAATGGACCCAGCGTTATTGGAGCTTGCAGCCCCATCATAAACACGCTTTGCAGCGTTTTATGTCTAAGTCAAAGCAGCCGTGTACCGTGGTATTGGACGCACGACAGGCGTCTCAAGAGGAACTAGAGCTGTCGTTGCAATCGATTCGAAATCAAGAGGGCGCTCAAGTCGAGGTAGTTATTTGGCAGAAAGACCTGCCAACACTAGCGACCCCTTATGTGCTGTATGTGAAAGCGGGCTGTGTGCTGCGTCCTTGGGCGCTGGCGTGGTTTGCTTGGCAACAGCAACAAACCTCTTCATGTAAAGCGATTTACAGCGATCACGATCACTACACGCAGCCAAATCAATGGCAGCAGCCTTATTTTAAGCCGACGTGGTCTTTAGAGCTGCAGCGTGGTACGGCGTATGTGGGTGAGGTGATCTGGTTAGACGGTGCGATTTTTAAACAGCAAGCGCAAGCGCTAGGGGCGACGTTTTCGGTGTATGCGACCCTGTTGGATGTAGGTATGCAAGCCCATGGGGTGGAGCATATTGCAGCGGTACTGTGGTCGGCACCCATCAGCACCAACGCGATAGGTCTAAGCGAAGTCCAGTTAGGCCAGTTACAACAGCATTTAGCTCAACACCATATATCCGCTACGGCAGAAATGGATGCACATGGTCTAGGCAGGGTTCGGTATGCTTGGCCGGTGCCGCAGCCTTTGGTCAGCATTATCGTTCCGACCCGAGATATGCTGCACTTTTTACAGCCTTGTGTAGACAGTATTTTACAAAAAACACAGTGGCAAAACTATGAAATTATTATCGTAGATAATCAAAGTCAGTGCACCCAGACCCTAGCGTATATGCAGTACCTAGAACAAGCCCAGTCACGTGTTCGCGTATTACACTACGATGCGGTTTTTAATTACTCCGCTATTAATAACTATGCGGTCAGTCAAGCCAACGGTAGTATTATTTGTTTATTAAATAATGATACCGAGGTGATTGCGGCCGACTGGTTAGGGGAAATGGTCAGCCGCGTTATGCAGCCCGATATAGGTGCGGTAGGGGCGCGCTTGTATTATACCGATGGGCATGTACAGCATGCTGGGGATGTCGTCGGTATAGGTGGTGGTGCTACCCATCTACATGGGCCTATTGCGGGAAATGAAGTAGGGTATATGCATCGAGCAGTAGCGGCTCAGGATCTTTCAGCGGTAACCGCCGCGTGTTTGGTCACACCCAAAGCGCTTTATTTAAGTCTAGGCGGTTTAAATGAACAACAGCTAAAGGTCGCCTTTAATGATGTGGATTATTGCTTGCGGTTACGTCGGGCAGGTTACAAAGTGATTTATACACCCTATGCCGAGCTATATCACCATGAATCTGTTTCTAGAGGGCAGGAAGACACCCCTGAAAAAAAAGCCCGTGCAAAAGCAGAAGGAGACTATATGCGCAAACAATGGCAGATTGTTACAAACGGAGACCCCTATTACAACCCCAACCTGAATCAAAATAAAGCGGATTTTAGTTTGGCTAAAGCGCCCAATATAAACTGGCCCTGGGAGTAG
- a CDS encoding alginate O-acetyltransferase AlgX-related protein has product MNIKKWWSSLTHGETSWNYHIDYPSEEHGYPQDKTGWIVQGWVLVEPKVYEQLGPKHKPHLSLKLNENLVRYVPLDRARPDVIDSVQSSKEKTAYQAQLLCGFRLSMPLAGVRLPLYLHVGEQVHLLTELHLPEVAEEQNNSAKQVLKVLQGKSSWLFLDNDTNFSVDQHRGYLGLSQSCGLQWQRYLQGWQRHLQSFGSKAVFLVAPTKESVLTQYYPYQAAEHNLLSAIFDLMPTEMYLYPVAQLKALGDESYYKTDTHWTQQGACLASCLVAQRLGLDQKHVDSIFEQDRYQMKRHSGDLGKKLEPHAVQLEAFLVSFTYRNWVVFDNGLPNFGRVLLIEYEEALTNTTCLIFGSSSSYSMFSYLCRIFKRVVFVHTAGQIDPLLLQTVTPDYVIAQTNARFMVRPPRADYDVLAQIKEKSQKLSAEQKEKVVVINQPKKQRLIQQLGLEQYVAEL; this is encoded by the coding sequence TTGAATATAAAAAAATGGTGGTCTAGCTTAACTCACGGGGAGACCTCTTGGAATTATCATATTGATTATCCCAGTGAAGAGCATGGTTACCCTCAAGATAAAACGGGATGGATCGTACAGGGCTGGGTTTTAGTAGAACCTAAAGTCTATGAGCAGTTAGGCCCAAAGCATAAACCACACCTAAGCTTAAAATTGAATGAGAACTTGGTGCGCTATGTGCCTTTGGATAGAGCGCGACCAGATGTGATCGACAGTGTACAGAGCTCTAAAGAAAAAACAGCGTATCAAGCGCAGTTACTGTGTGGGTTTAGATTAAGCATGCCTTTAGCTGGGGTGCGCTTACCCTTGTATTTACATGTGGGCGAGCAAGTGCACTTATTAACAGAGCTTCATTTGCCGGAGGTTGCTGAAGAGCAGAACAACTCGGCGAAGCAAGTGTTAAAAGTCTTACAAGGTAAAAGTAGTTGGCTATTTCTAGACAATGATACGAATTTCAGTGTGGATCAGCACCGAGGGTATTTAGGGCTAAGTCAGTCGTGTGGGCTGCAATGGCAACGTTACCTACAAGGTTGGCAGAGGCATCTGCAGTCGTTTGGTTCTAAGGCCGTATTTTTAGTCGCGCCAACGAAGGAAAGTGTGTTGACTCAGTATTACCCCTATCAGGCGGCGGAGCACAATCTACTTAGTGCGATTTTTGATTTAATGCCCACCGAGATGTATTTATACCCCGTGGCACAACTGAAGGCGTTGGGTGATGAGTCTTATTACAAAACGGATACGCATTGGACACAGCAGGGGGCGTGTTTAGCTAGCTGTTTAGTAGCGCAGCGTTTAGGTTTGGATCAAAAACACGTCGATTCCATTTTTGAGCAAGATCGCTATCAAATGAAGCGTCACTCGGGGGACTTGGGTAAAAAACTAGAGCCTCATGCGGTGCAGCTAGAGGCCTTTTTAGTTAGCTTTACCTACAGAAACTGGGTGGTGTTTGATAATGGGTTACCTAATTTTGGACGGGTGTTGCTGATTGAGTATGAGGAAGCACTAACAAATACGACGTGTTTAATTTTTGGATCGTCGTCTAGCTATAGTATGTTTAGTTATTTATGTCGGATTTTTAAACGGGTTGTGTTTGTGCACACCGCGGGTCAAATAGATCCTTTGTTACTGCAGACCGTTACCCCAGATTATGTCATTGCACAAACCAATGCTCGTTTTATGGTGCGTCCACCGCGAGCAGACTATGATGTGCTGGCACAGATCAAAGAAAAAAGTCAAAAGTTAAGTGCTGAACAAAAAGAGAAAGTAGTAGTGATTAATCAGCCGAAAAAACAGAGACTTATTCAGCAATTGGGGCTAGAGCAGTATGTGGCTGAATTATGA
- a CDS encoding glycosyltransferase family 2 protein, producing the protein MLRFIQSLFKKTKKFEPAVVPAAPAYFDESYYVQQYPEVLAAGMQGWSHFYHHGYMEGRWPCALEAVQLETGLWGDRPEQTEQALLKLLQSTNEAEKSSAAWFLGRWYAAQQRWLQVQAVMELYIQCQQPVPGLLAPRLLWLEVLRRQDTGQANRYWEQLKSQYGPRVDLSLVRMNIASKPNALEWWQNLNAHYDRLGLMGIGVETESSGLLFDRLQGMPLQETPYSKTEQVNSLVSVIVPAYNAEKTIVTAITSVVAQTWRHVEIIVVDDASTDDTSVLVQQLARQDSRIRLIRLPHNQGAYAARNMGLAHSQGQFITVHDSDDWSHPQKLEQQVLPLLQQPKLKGSLSHWVRASEDLFFGSWSSPEDWNGLVHRNVSSLLVRREVVSELGFWDAVVCSADTEYYYRILTAYGSQSLIEVHAGLPLAFGRVRADSLTQRSETHIFSIFGGLRQRYRQAYESWHSRSQTPSDLYMSQYMDTRVFDVDAKMLRK; encoded by the coding sequence ATGCTTAGGTTTATTCAGTCTTTGTTTAAAAAGACAAAAAAGTTCGAGCCTGCTGTGGTGCCGGCGGCTCCTGCGTATTTTGATGAGTCCTATTATGTGCAGCAATACCCCGAGGTCCTAGCAGCGGGGATGCAAGGATGGTCGCATTTTTACCATCATGGCTATATGGAAGGGCGTTGGCCATGTGCTTTAGAGGCAGTACAGCTGGAAACTGGACTTTGGGGAGATCGTCCCGAGCAGACAGAACAGGCCTTACTCAAGTTGTTGCAAAGCACAAATGAAGCGGAAAAAAGCAGTGCAGCTTGGTTTTTAGGGCGTTGGTATGCAGCACAGCAGAGATGGCTTCAGGTACAAGCAGTGATGGAGCTCTATATACAGTGCCAACAACCTGTGCCTGGGTTATTGGCGCCTCGACTCTTGTGGCTAGAGGTATTGCGACGTCAGGATACGGGACAGGCTAACAGGTATTGGGAGCAACTAAAAAGCCAATACGGGCCGCGCGTGGATTTAAGCTTGGTGCGCATGAACATAGCCAGCAAGCCCAACGCGCTCGAATGGTGGCAAAACTTGAATGCACATTATGACCGCTTAGGATTGATGGGTATAGGCGTAGAAACAGAGTCCAGCGGGCTTTTGTTTGATCGGCTACAAGGCATGCCCCTACAAGAAACACCGTACTCTAAAACGGAGCAGGTGAATAGCTTAGTTAGTGTGATAGTGCCCGCCTATAATGCAGAAAAAACGATTGTGACAGCGATAACTAGTGTAGTGGCACAAACGTGGCGCCATGTGGAAATTATTGTTGTCGATGATGCCTCTACAGACGATACCTCTGTTCTTGTACAGCAATTAGCTCGGCAAGATAGTCGGATTCGCTTGATTCGATTGCCCCATAATCAGGGGGCGTATGCAGCACGGAATATGGGGTTGGCCCATAGCCAAGGTCAGTTTATTACAGTACATGATAGTGACGATTGGTCACATCCACAAAAACTGGAGCAGCAGGTTTTACCTTTGTTGCAACAGCCCAAGTTAAAAGGTAGCTTATCGCATTGGGTGCGAGCTAGCGAAGATCTGTTTTTTGGCAGCTGGTCCTCTCCTGAGGATTGGAATGGCTTGGTGCATCGCAATGTGTCTTCATTATTGGTGCGACGAGAGGTTGTGTCTGAATTGGGCTTTTGGGATGCTGTCGTGTGTAGTGCTGACACCGAATATTATTATCGTATTTTAACTGCATACGGTTCGCAGTCCTTGATCGAGGTGCATGCCGGTTTGCCGTTGGCTTTTGGCAGAGTTCGAGCAGATTCTTTAACTCAGCGCTCTGAAACTCATATCTTTTCTATTTTTGGTGGTTTGCGTCAGCGTTATAGGCAAGCCTATGAAAGTTGGCATAGTCGCAGTCAAACACCCTCTGACTTATACATGTCGCAATACATGGATACACGAGTTTTTGATGTGGACGCTAAAATGCTACGCAAGTAG
- a CDS encoding ABC transporter ATP-binding protein, with the protein MIEIKNLTKSYLHHKTGRHYVFKDLSFVIPPGRNLAIIGKNGSGKSTLMNILSGVDAPDSGQIISDKRISWPVGLSGGFQGSLTGRQNAQFVARVQGFRGEELHEKIRFVEEFAEIGRYFDSPAKTYSSGMRSRVAFGISLAFDFDYYLVDEAMSVGDAHFKRKARTAFQEKIGKANIIMVTHSMSQVKDMCDLVLVLEKGQVHHFDDVAAGIDYYNAL; encoded by the coding sequence ATGATAGAAATTAAAAATCTCACCAAATCCTATTTGCATCATAAGACAGGGCGTCACTATGTGTTTAAGGACTTGTCTTTTGTGATCCCGCCAGGGCGTAATCTGGCCATTATTGGTAAAAATGGTTCGGGTAAGTCGACTTTGATGAATATTTTGTCGGGCGTGGATGCTCCTGATAGTGGGCAAATCATCAGCGACAAGCGCATTTCGTGGCCCGTAGGCCTCAGTGGGGGATTTCAGGGTTCTTTAACCGGGCGACAAAATGCTCAATTTGTGGCGCGAGTGCAGGGCTTTAGGGGTGAGGAATTGCATGAGAAAATACGCTTTGTCGAAGAGTTTGCAGAAATAGGACGCTACTTTGACTCTCCGGCCAAGACGTATTCATCAGGTATGCGTAGTCGGGTTGCATTTGGGATCAGTCTGGCTTTTGATTTTGATTATTATTTAGTAGATGAGGCCATGTCAGTCGGTGATGCCCATTTTAAACGTAAAGCGCGTACTGCTTTTCAAGAGAAAATAGGCAAAGCTAACATCATTATGGTGACGCACAGCATGAGTCAAGTTAAAGATATGTGTGATTTAGTGTTGGTTTTGGAAAAGGGGCAAGTTCATCATTTTGATGATGTGGCAGCAGGCATTGATTACTACAATGCACTCTAA
- a CDS encoding nucleotide sugar dehydrogenase yields the protein MVIEHVAVVGTGYVGLSNAVLLAGKLQVTAVDIDPVKIEQINAKKSPIVDSDISHYLEKEKLNLIATTDAIATYKHADLVVVATPTNYDPIKNHFDTSSVESVIQAVLAVNDSCLILIKSTIPVGYTKELCAKFNTDRILFSPEFLREGKALYDCLYPSRIIIGEQSERAQQIAELFVQGAKKENIDVLLTSSTEAEAIKLFSNTYLAMRVAFFNELDSYAIAHNLNTQQIIEGVCLDPRIGNHYNNPSFGYGGYCLPKDTKQLLANYGQVPQELMTAIVQSNRTRKDFVAEDILARQPKVVGFYRLVMKAGSDNFRSSSIQGIMKRIKAKGIEVLVYEPALADDHFYNSEVVKHVDDFKRRVDVIVANRLSDELSDVLDKVYTRDLFGKDS from the coding sequence TTGGTTATAGAGCATGTCGCTGTAGTGGGAACGGGTTATGTGGGGCTTTCTAATGCAGTGTTATTAGCAGGAAAGCTTCAAGTGACAGCGGTAGATATTGACCCTGTAAAAATAGAGCAAATTAATGCTAAAAAATCTCCCATTGTGGATAGTGATATAAGTCACTATTTAGAAAAGGAAAAACTCAACCTAATTGCTACTACAGATGCCATTGCTACCTATAAACATGCTGATTTGGTTGTGGTGGCCACACCCACTAATTACGACCCTATAAAAAATCATTTTGATACTAGCTCCGTCGAGTCTGTCATACAAGCAGTACTTGCGGTCAATGACAGTTGTTTAATTTTGATTAAATCAACCATTCCTGTAGGGTACACCAAGGAGCTGTGCGCAAAATTCAATACAGATAGAATCCTATTCTCACCTGAGTTTTTAAGAGAAGGCAAAGCGTTATACGACTGCCTGTATCCTTCACGCATTATTATTGGTGAGCAGTCCGAACGAGCACAGCAAATAGCAGAATTATTTGTACAAGGTGCTAAAAAAGAAAATATAGATGTGTTGCTTACCAGTAGCACCGAAGCAGAAGCCATTAAGCTGTTTTCTAATACCTATTTGGCGATGCGTGTAGCTTTCTTTAACGAGCTCGATAGCTACGCAATTGCCCATAATCTTAATACACAGCAAATCATAGAAGGCGTGTGTTTAGACCCAAGAATTGGTAATCATTACAATAACCCTTCATTTGGATACGGTGGTTACTGTTTACCTAAAGACACGAAACAGTTACTAGCTAATTATGGGCAAGTGCCACAAGAGCTGATGACAGCGATTGTACAGTCCAACCGCACACGTAAGGATTTTGTGGCCGAAGACATTTTGGCTAGACAGCCTAAGGTCGTTGGTTTTTACCGGTTGGTGATGAAAGCGGGCTCAGATAATTTCCGTTCATCCAGTATCCAAGGCATTATGAAACGCATTAAAGCAAAAGGCATCGAGGTATTGGTATATGAACCAGCCCTAGCTGATGATCATTTCTATAACTCTGAAGTCGTCAAACATGTGGATGACTTTAAACGTCGGGTTGATGTCATTGTAGCAAATCGATTGTCCGATGAGCTAAGTGATGTGCTTGATAAGGTCTATACACGGGATCTTTTTGGTAAAGACTCCTGA
- a CDS encoding ABC transporter permease — protein sequence MEAISRTRRSSWQITKAVIFALVLREFQTRFGERRMGAFWVLFEPIAHITIMMLIFTLIRARAVPGMDFPVWLLAGMVPFFLMRNIALKLMDSVEANRALFAYPNIKILDTYAARVIVECVISACVYAILIFALGFWFGYDVSVAYPLRWMGALLIGILFAVGLGVVFSVVAQVMPNIKSFIRLLFLPLYLISGVIFPLWIIPNQYLPWVLWNPFAHIIDNIRSSIFVNYPDIPGINYQYPISLTIVFLFFALGLYRIRREHLLSK from the coding sequence ATGGAAGCGATTTCACGCACCAGACGCAGTTCGTGGCAAATTACCAAGGCGGTGATCTTCGCCTTGGTGTTAAGGGAGTTTCAGACGCGCTTTGGGGAAAGGCGCATGGGGGCGTTTTGGGTACTGTTTGAGCCTATTGCTCATATCACTATTATGATGTTGATCTTTACGTTGATACGCGCCCGAGCTGTACCAGGCATGGACTTTCCGGTGTGGTTATTAGCAGGGATGGTGCCGTTCTTTTTAATGCGTAATATTGCCTTAAAGTTAATGGACTCGGTAGAAGCCAATCGTGCTTTATTTGCTTATCCTAACATTAAAATCCTAGATACCTATGCGGCACGAGTCATTGTGGAGTGTGTAATTTCAGCATGTGTGTATGCAATTTTGATTTTTGCTTTGGGGTTTTGGTTTGGTTATGACGTAAGTGTGGCATATCCGTTACGGTGGATGGGGGCGCTGCTGATAGGCATTTTGTTTGCAGTTGGGCTAGGTGTTGTCTTTAGTGTGGTCGCCCAAGTGATGCCAAATATTAAAAGCTTTATCAGGTTACTTTTTTTACCATTATATTTAATTTCAGGTGTTATATTTCCGCTATGGATAATACCCAATCAGTATTTACCTTGGGTGTTGTGGAACCCGTTTGCACATATTATAGATAATATTAGATCTAGCATTTTTGTGAATTATCCAGATATACCAGGAATTAATTACCAATATCCCATTTCATTAACTATAGTTTTTTTGTTTTTTGCTTTGGGATTGTATAGAATTCGACGAGAGCATTTGTTAAGTAAATAA
- a CDS encoding polysaccharide biosynthesis/export family protein: protein MKSISLKLLGSMLMITALSGCASSIFSGAGPTKGAILDSEMSNAENGQYQLVSLSASTIAPYMRPPLAALKPEVSVPSMPDLKLGAGDVISVMMADSAEEGSLFAPIATGGTVFDKVRVNAKGQISLPYAGRLKVGGLSLNQAEDLILKQIAKYTTEPQVHVSLVGDLAGSVLVVGDVVKPGRFSTLEGPLTLLDAINQAGGPKLEPYLVNVVVRTGNSVQSFGYQDLLNGLNQPVAPNAEIVVERARKRFVAMGAVGSPGLHDFPSQSPSLLEVLGSVGGLAEAKADARGVFVFRLPEEIAYDSAEQRVISDSKPLVFQLDMRDPTAMFLARQFLVHPEDAIYVTNAHAYEFQKLISPIIQVLVLGRTVGNL, encoded by the coding sequence ATGAAATCAATTAGCTTAAAATTGCTGGGTTCTATGCTCATGATCACCGCCCTGAGCGGCTGTGCCAGCAGCATCTTTTCTGGGGCAGGCCCCACTAAGGGCGCCATCTTAGATTCAGAAATGTCGAATGCGGAAAATGGCCAATACCAACTCGTGTCATTATCTGCTAGCACCATTGCTCCTTATATGCGCCCACCACTGGCTGCACTTAAGCCCGAAGTCTCGGTGCCGTCCATGCCAGATCTAAAACTAGGCGCTGGCGATGTGATCAGTGTGATGATGGCCGATAGCGCCGAAGAGGGTTCCCTATTTGCACCTATAGCTACAGGTGGTACGGTATTTGATAAGGTACGAGTGAATGCCAAAGGGCAAATCTCTTTACCGTATGCAGGGCGCTTAAAAGTAGGTGGTCTCAGCTTAAACCAAGCCGAAGACTTGATCTTAAAACAGATAGCCAAGTACACCACTGAGCCGCAAGTGCACGTATCCCTAGTGGGAGATTTGGCTGGCTCCGTATTAGTGGTGGGTGATGTAGTGAAGCCTGGGCGCTTTAGCACCTTAGAAGGCCCTCTCACTTTATTAGATGCTATTAATCAAGCTGGTGGCCCGAAACTAGAGCCGTACTTGGTGAACGTAGTGGTACGCACGGGTAACAGCGTACAAAGTTTTGGCTACCAAGACCTACTAAACGGCCTAAACCAACCCGTAGCCCCCAATGCTGAAATTGTGGTGGAGCGCGCCCGTAAACGCTTTGTGGCTATGGGTGCCGTCGGCAGCCCCGGACTACACGATTTCCCCTCACAAAGCCCTAGCTTGCTCGAGGTCTTAGGTAGTGTAGGCGGTTTGGCTGAAGCCAAAGCCGATGCTCGCGGTGTGTTTGTGTTCCGTCTACCCGAGGAAATTGCCTACGACAGCGCCGAACAACGCGTAATTTCAGATAGCAAACCATTAGTCTTTCAGTTAGACATGCGCGATCCCACCGCTATGTTCCTAGCGCGCCAGTTCTTGGTACACCCCGAAGACGCTATTTACGTCACCAATGCCCATGCGTACGAGTTCCAAAAGCTAATCTCGCCCATTATTCAAGTTTTAGTTTTAGGTAGAACGGTAGGGAATTTGTAA
- a CDS encoding ABC transporter permease, producing the protein MSSSNKTKIKPLALVIIVLPMLLAIVYYAFFASDRYVSSAQVVVRQAESSSQANIPGLALLMSSIDPVSREETLYLREYITSPDMLQYLEQEEQWSAHFADRWNDPLYWLSADASLEDKVKFYQRLVKATYDETTGLLQVEVQALDPDFAEQTLKLILAKSERFVNEISQKIATDQLDFAQKELIESTNRYEDAKESMLAFQRSSNLLNAEATALSRATIIAELEAEIVKENARLKTLSATLDNSTPQVRAQRSRVRALEQQLQAENQRLISAGAGDKLNVVASQYRRHEIDVAIAEEFYKTSIAVVENAKLEASKKIRSLVSVVQPNMPEESIYPRRLYNLLTIFIALCLLYGITRFVLASIEDHRE; encoded by the coding sequence ATGTCATCATCAAATAAAACTAAAATAAAACCACTCGCTCTAGTCATCATTGTGCTGCCTATGCTGCTAGCGATTGTGTATTACGCCTTTTTTGCGTCTGATCGCTACGTGAGCTCGGCTCAGGTGGTGGTGCGGCAGGCAGAAAGCAGCTCACAGGCCAACATACCCGGCTTGGCATTATTAATGAGCAGCATAGACCCCGTATCACGCGAAGAAACCCTTTATTTACGTGAATACATCACCTCGCCCGACATGTTGCAGTACCTTGAACAAGAAGAACAGTGGTCTGCACACTTTGCCGACCGTTGGAACGACCCCTTGTACTGGCTAAGCGCGGATGCCTCGTTAGAAGACAAGGTGAAATTCTACCAGCGTTTGGTCAAAGCCACCTACGACGAAACCACCGGTTTGCTACAGGTAGAAGTCCAAGCTCTGGATCCTGATTTTGCTGAACAAACATTAAAGTTAATCCTTGCTAAAAGCGAAAGATTTGTAAACGAAATCTCACAAAAGATTGCAACAGATCAATTAGACTTTGCGCAAAAAGAATTAATCGAATCCACAAATAGATACGAAGACGCCAAAGAATCCATGTTGGCCTTTCAGCGCAGCAGTAATTTATTAAATGCCGAGGCCACCGCGCTGTCCAGAGCTACCATCATTGCCGAACTGGAAGCTGAAATCGTCAAAGAAAATGCGCGTCTTAAAACCCTAAGTGCCACCTTAGATAACAGCACCCCCCAAGTACGAGCCCAACGTAGTCGAGTGCGCGCTCTAGAGCAGCAGCTCCAGGCAGAAAATCAGCGCCTAATTTCTGCTGGTGCCGGTGACAAACTCAACGTGGTGGCCTCGCAGTACCGCCGCCATGAAATTGACGTTGCCATTGCCGAAGAATTCTACAAAACCAGCATTGCGGTAGTGGAAAACGCCAAACTAGAGGCCAGCAAAAAAATTCGCAGCTTGGTCAGTGTGGTGCAACCCAACATGCCCGAAGAATCCATCTACCCCCGCCGCCTTTACAACCTACTGACTATATTCATCGCATTATGCTTGTTGTACGGCATAACCCGATTTGTATTGGCCTCCATAGAAGATCATCGCGAGTAA